A single region of the Tursiops truncatus isolate mTurTru1 chromosome 18, mTurTru1.mat.Y, whole genome shotgun sequence genome encodes:
- the LOC117308832 gene encoding kelch repeat and BTB domain-containing protein 7 yields the protein MQSREEAPRSRRLASPRGGRRPKRLSKPSVSAFFTGPEELKDTAHSAALLAQLKSFYDARLLCDVTIEVVTPGSGPGTGRLFSCNRNVLAAACPYFKSMFTGGMYESHQTNVTMHDVDAESFEVLVDYCYTGRVSLSEANVQRLYAASDMLQLEYVREACASFLARRLDLANCTAILKFADAFDHHKLRSQAQSFIAHNFKQLSRMGSIREESLADLTLAQLLAVLRLDSLDVESERTVCHVAVQWLEAAPKERGPSAAEVFKCVRWTHFTDEDQDYLEGLLTKPIVRKYCLDLIEGALQMRYGDMLYKSLVPKPESSSGCSSLVSMAENPPQRLGMCAKEMVIFFGHPRDPFLCYDPYSGDIYTMPSPLTSLAHTKTVTSSAVCVSPDHDIYLAAQPRKDLWVYKPAQNSWQQLADRLLCREGMDVAYLNGYIYILGGRDPITGVKLKEVECYSVQRNQWALVAPVPHSFYSFELIVVQNYLYAVNSKRMLCYDPSHNMWLNCASLKRSDFQEACVFNDEIYCICDIPVMKVYNPARGEWRRISNIPLDSETHNYQIVNHGQKLLLITSTTPQWKKNRVTVYEYDTREDQWINIGTMLGLLQFDSGFICLCARVYPSCLEPGQSFITEEDDARSESSTEWDLDGFSELDSESGSSSSFSDDEVWVQVAPQRNAQDQQGSL from the coding sequence ATGCAGTCCCGGGAAGAAGCTCCGCGCTCTCGCCGCCTCGCCAGTCCCCGCGGCGGAAGGCGGCCCAAGAGGCTTTCCAAGCCCTCGGTTTCGGCTTTTTTCACGGGCCCGGAGGAGCTGAAGGACACGGCCCATTCCGCAGCCCTGCTGGCccagctcaagtccttctacgaCGCGCGGCTGCTCTGTGATGTGACCATCGAGGTGGTCACGCCTGGCAGCGGGCCTGGCACGGGCCGCCTTTTTTCCTGCAACCGTAACGTGCTGGCTGCCGCGTGTCCCTACTTCAAGAGCATGTTCACCGGCGGCATGTACGAGAGTCACCAGACGAACGTGACCATGCACGATGTGGATGCCGAGTCCTTCGAGGTGCTGGTCGATTACTGCTACACGGGTCGTGTGTCATTAAGTGAGGCCAACGTGCAGCGCCTGTACGCCGCCTCCGACATGCTGCAGCTCGAGTATGTGCGTGAAGCCTGTGCCTCCTTCCTAGCCCGCCGCCTTGACCTGGCCAACTGCACGGCCATCCTCAAGTTCGCCGATGCCTTCGACCATCACAAGCTGCGATCACAGGCCCAGTCGTTTATAGCCCACAACTTCAAGCAGCTCAGCCGCATGGGTTCGATTCGGGAGGAGTCTCTGGCAGATCTGACCCTGGCCCAACTGCTGGCCGTCCTGCGCCTGGACAGTCTAGACGTCGAGAGTGAGCGGACAGTGTGCCAcgtggcggtgcagtggttggagGCGGCTCCCAAGGAGCGGGGTCCCAGCGCTGCAGAAGTCTTCAAGTGTGTCCGCTGGACACACTTCACCGACGAAGATCAGGATTACCTGGAAGGGCTGCTGACCAAGCCCATTGTGAGGAAATACTGTCTGGACCTTATCGAAGGAGCCCTGCAGATGCGGTATGGTGACATGTTGTACAAGTCTCTGGTGCCAAAGCCAGAGAGCAGCAGTGGCTGCAGCTCTCTTGTGTCCATGGCAGAAAATCCACCCCAGAGGCTGGGTATGTGTGCCAAGGAGATGGTGATCTTCTTTGGACATCCCAGAGATCCCTTTCTGTGCTATGACCCATACTCAGGGGACATTTACACAATGCCATCGCCTTTGACCAGCTTGGCTCACACTAAGACTGTCACCTCCTCAGCTGTCTGTGTCTCTCCAGACCATGACATCTATCTGGCCGCCCAGCCCAGGAAAGACCTCTGGGTGTATAAACCAGCCCAGAATAGTTGGCAGCAACTTGCTGACCGCCTGCTCTGCCGTGAGGGCATGGATGTGGCATACCTCAATGGCTACATTTACATTTTGGGTGGGCGAGACCCTATTACTGGAGTTAAATTAAAGGAAGTGGAATGCTACAGTGTTCAGAGGAACCAGTGGGCCTTAGTGGCTCCTGTACCGCATTCCTTCTATTCCTTTGAACTAATAGTGGTTCAGAACTATCTTTATGCTGTGAACAGTAAGCGCATGCTCTGCTACGATCCTAGCCATAATATGTGGCTGAACTGTGCTTCTCTTAAACGCAGTGACtttcaggaagcctgtgtcttCAATGATGAGATCTATTGTATCTGTGACATCCCAGTCATGAAGGTGTATAACCCAGCCAGGGGAGAATGGAGGCGCATTAGTAATATTCCCCTGGACTCTGAGACCCACAACTATCAGATTGTTAATCATGGCCAAAAGTTGCTCCTCATCACTTCTACAACCccacaatggaaaaaaaaccgGGTGACTGTGTATGAATATGATACTAGGGAAGACCAGTGGATTAATATAGGTACCATGTTAGGTCTTTTGCAGTTTGACTCTGGGTTTATTTGCCTCTGTGCTCGTGTTTATCCTTCCTGCCTTGAACCTGGTCAGAGTTTCATCACTGAGGAAGATGATGCACGGAGTGAGTCTAGTACTGAATGGGACTTAGATGGATTCAGTGAACTGGACTCTGAGTCAGGAAGTTCAAGTTCTTTTTCTGATGATGAAGTCTGGGTACAGGTAGCGCCGCAGCGAAATGCACAGGATCAGCAGggttctttgtaa